The DNA window GGGCTTGCCGGCCTTCAGGAGCTTGCCGACGAGGATGGCGCACCGCTGGTACAGCAACGCGGCGGCCTGCTCCCCGGGCCGGAGGGGCTCGCGGGCGAAGTTCTCGACGAAGCGCCACATGTGACGCTCCTCCTCGGACAACGGCCCCGGGCAGACCACGGCCGGCAGCGCCTGGAAGTGCGGGTTGTCCGGCCTGTTGACGGCGCCCCAGCGCATCGCGCGCAGGCGGCGTTCCCCGGTGACCAGGCGGATCGTCGGCGCCTTGCCGTCAACGACGATCTCCTCGGCCAGGACCGGCTCCAGGAGACCGATGACGGACATGGAGGAGATCAGGTCGGCGAGCTCGGACGGAGGCAGGGAGTCGGAGGGGTTGCGGGCGTGGGGCTCGGTGAAGGGCGCGCACTGGCCGCGTAGCGGCAGCATCTCGAATCGCCGCTGCCGCAGCTTGACGCTGCGGTGCAGGATCTCGGTGAGCCGGATCATGCTCCCGCCGTCCGGCGGAGCCTCGAGCGAGGTACTGGTCATGGCGCTGCTTCCTTCAGGGCCGCGGAAAGCGGCCGGTCACTTCGTGGCGAGGTAGAGGTCGGTGGGGGCAGGGCGGGCGGACTGCGTGCCGCGCAGCAGCGGGGTGAAGATCGGGGCGAAGGGCCCGTGCTCCTGGAGCTGCTGCAGGGTGGTGACGCCGATGGTGATGTCGCCCTTGAGCCGGCTGAGGCGGACGTCCGCGCCGGCGCGCGTGTAGAGGTCCTCGGTGCGCGCGGCAAGGCGTTGCGGGCGCCGGTCGGGCTCCCCGGCCTTCGGCGGCGCCGCATCAAGGACCACCAGGACCCGGGGGAAGACCGGGTAGTTGTACATCCACGCCGGCCGGGTCGCGTTCGGGGTCCGGCGCGTGCGGTCCGCGCTCTGCGGGACGTACTCGTACAGCCGTCCGTACGCCTGCAGCTTCGCGGCGAGCCGCGCGGAGGTCATCGTGGCGCGGTCGAGCTCGACGAAGAAGCTGAGCATGGTGCGCCGTCCGTTCTGCACGTGCACGTAGTTGAGGACGGCGTCGCTGATGACGTGGTCGTCCTCGAAGCGGCGCTGGCCGTCGCGGATCCGGTTGGCGACCTCGGGGGTCCAGTCCAGCGGTCCGCACTCGTGACCCAGCCGGCGCGCCCACTCGACGAAGGCGACCCCGACATCGTTCACCGCGAGCGTGTGCGCCTGCCGGGCACCGGCGACGGACTGGGGCGTCACCCGGTACGGCCGCGAGGGCAGCTCGCCGGCCTCCTCCGCGGACTCCGCCCCGGCTTCGGTGAGGAACCACAGGAACGGCTGGCTCTGTACCCGCCCGCGGCCGCCGGGCCCCTGGGCGCGGATCCGGGCGACCAGCCCGGCCTGGTACAGCTCGCTGAGCTGCCAGCGCAGGTACACGGGGCGGGCTGGCCGCTTCTCGGGCAGGGTCAGCAGCACGTGGAGCTGCTGGGTGGAGAGCACTCGATGCTGGTACAGCAGCGCCAGGACCTCGCTGCCGATCGCGTGGAAGCTGCGTGTGGGCGCCACCGCGGCGGCCGCTTCGACGGGGGGCAGGTTCATCCGAGCCTCGACGGGTTCTGGTGGGAGTTGATCGGGTGGACGTTGTCGGGGGCTTCATCGGCCGGAGCCGGCTCCGCGCCGCTGATGACGGTTCCTTCGCTGTCGTGGACACGCGGCTTGGCCGCCCCGCTCCGGGACTCGGTGGCGTCGACCGGCCCGTCCAGGCTCTCGAGGTCGGGCGGTGCGGCCTCGTCGGAGTCGGACTCATCCGACGGCAGATCGGCGCCGGCCTGGTCGTCGTCGTCCGGCGGGACGTCGAGCCTGACGATGAACCGGCGCAGTCGCGAGTCCAGGCGGCGCAGGTCGGTGAGGATGTCGCGGACCGAGCGCCGCTGCAGGTTCTCGTCGATGGCCCGCGCCAGCCGCTCCTCGTTCTGCGGCCGGTAGTAGTCGCCGTACAGGTCTTCCACCGAGGCACCGCGAACTCGGAACGGGTCGGTCGAGCCACTTTCGAGGGTCACGGACATCACGTAGCTGTACCGGTTGAGCTGGACGATTGTGTCGGGGGCGACCTTCTTGCCCCAGCGGCGGGTGACCAGCGTCGCCTCGTCGACGTCGGACGCGGTCGTCGACAGGATGGACAGGTTCTGCAGCAGGCCCTGCCTGGTTGTGGCGCTCAACCGCTGCGCCATCTGCGTCATGGCGAGCAACTTGACGTTGTACTTGCGCAGCTGCTCGGTGATCTGGGCGAGGGTGCCCTTGGACGCGCCGTCCACGCTGGTCAGCTCGTCGATGAAGGTGTAGAAGTCGCGGCGCTGGTCGGGCGGGGTATCGCGTCGTGAGAGGCCGGCCCGGAAGAGGTCGTAAATCAACAGGGAGCTAATGATGCGGTCGACGTCGCCGGTGCCAGCGGGGCAGACGAAGACGATCTTCCCGGTATCCATGGCGTGCCGGATGTCGTACGTCGACCGGCTCGAACCGAGGAACGCCTTGATTGCGTTGCTGGACGAGAGTCGCTCGATGATGTTGGTGACGACAGGGATGGCTTCCTTGCTGTAGCCCGGGAAGACGTTCTCCCAGAAGTCCCGGATGTCCTTGGGCAGGTACGGCAGCACGTTGGTGCGCCAGACGGCATCAGTGAGGATCGTGCGGATCTGGAAGACGGTGGGAGCCAGGTCGGGCCGGCCGGCGCGGCAGACGTGCCACGACAGGTACACCAGGGACTCGACCGCCCTCGTCAGGATGGTCTTCGCACGGCCGGCGCTGTCGCTCCAGTTCAGGGCCGCGGCGAAGCCGGTGACGATGTACTGGACGAGGTCGGGGATCTCGGACTCGCGCCGGCGCTCCATGGACAGCGGGTTCCAGGAGCCGACCGCCTTGTCGAGCTCGGGGCTCGTGAGGTCGATCTCCCAGATCCGGTCGGCCAGTTCCTTATGCGCCAGGTACGGCCGGGCACGGGTCCAGCCGTCACCGTGGGGGTCGAGGAAGAGCACGCCGAACCCGCCATGGGCGATCGCGATCGCCTGGACGAGCGACATCTCAGTCTTTCCGAAGCCGGACTTGCCGAGGAACA is part of the Streptomyces agglomeratus genome and encodes:
- a CDS encoding replication-relaxation family protein, whose amino-acid sequence is MNLPPVEAAAAVAPTRSFHAIGSEVLALLYQHRVLSTQQLHVLLTLPEKRPARPVYLRWQLSELYQAGLVARIRAQGPGGRGRVQSQPFLWFLTEAGAESAEEAGELPSRPYRVTPQSVAGARQAHTLAVNDVGVAFVEWARRLGHECGPLDWTPEVANRIRDGQRRFEDDHVISDAVLNYVHVQNGRRTMLSFFVELDRATMTSARLAAKLQAYGRLYEYVPQSADRTRRTPNATRPAWMYNYPVFPRVLVVLDAAPPKAGEPDRRPQRLAARTEDLYTRAGADVRLSRLKGDITIGVTTLQQLQEHGPFAPIFTPLLRGTQSARPAPTDLYLATK
- a CDS encoding ATP/GTP-binding protein, whose protein sequence is MTIAPDPTVAPPIDLAKPEADGRSKPATQELHYARAELALALPDHLALREVPLTPDPLEALANAVADVREDLGESADVVLDLVPVAPNRVSSRRRRLLAQVRRNPSDGPAIPGMPQQRTNRFGFDLGQVMSEIATEVKGNQGGGARQRPHHQQRTTHRVTDMKAAMGKLVPGAEPVFSMQLLVRTCARDEYRARMLLDQVLAALEPWSGDNHLRSVGLHLGVTRVRADHWIYRGKFDRRFETGLFVPRRHSWVTAQEIAGLLKPPTKHNMAPNITRSGGVVPPPPTALPTWTGQRGLLPLGWVAKSGGGERLAGVPLKYLLFALFLGKSGFGKTEMSLVQAIAIAHGGFGVLFLDPHGDGWTRARPYLAHKELADRIWEIDLTSPELDKAVGSWNPLSMERRRESEIPDLVQYIVTGFAAALNWSDSAGRAKTILTRAVESLVYLSWHVCRAGRPDLAPTVFQIRTILTDAVWRTNVLPYLPKDIRDFWENVFPGYSKEAIPVVTNIIERLSSSNAIKAFLGSSRSTYDIRHAMDTGKIVFVCPAGTGDVDRIISSLLIYDLFRAGLSRRDTPPDQRRDFYTFIDELTSVDGASKGTLAQITEQLRKYNVKLLAMTQMAQRLSATTRQGLLQNLSILSTTASDVDEATLVTRRWGKKVAPDTIVQLNRYSYVMSVTLESGSTDPFRVRGASVEDLYGDYYRPQNEERLARAIDENLQRRSVRDILTDLRRLDSRLRRFIVRLDVPPDDDDQAGADLPSDESDSDEAAPPDLESLDGPVDATESRSGAAKPRVHDSEGTVISGAEPAPADEAPDNVHPINSHQNPSRLG